One genomic segment of Drosophila melanogaster chromosome 3R includes these proteins:
- the CG4553 gene encoding uncharacterized protein, which produces MTARMIQRGLHTARSCLLARAPRRANPGLGYQLEQLQEHPEKSSEASEDYADLESDFMDVQKTHRQYEREQQQHRDRIRQFMIKHKYFRDAKLPNLLLHAEKEQMRLLHERDPEEWSVERLAESFPATPDIVQKILRAKWRPRSVQRIRSHDETVIKNWQLLGTGKGDFSIPPSLLQHLQKFAERRWQDLRELKIQDWPTKSQLPTPQGNEFRKLLGSSSKTTEEMPTPQIPSGYEAPPSAAEDETYLLDKIRNKKKMRLQELKELQLVESAPAVPEEMKRPIENPSGTGFLPSFVPKFASSEIVISAADQRKYEITQVKTRIVIPRKLHRQGATYRVEDAYYDDDGELLYRVPGMTRASGDK; this is translated from the coding sequence GGACTAGGTTAccagctggagcagctgcaggaGCACCCGGAAAAGAGCAGCGAAGCTAGCGAGGATTACGCCGATCTGGAGTCGGATTTCATGGACGTGCAGAAGACCCATCGGCAGTACGAgagggagcagcagcagcatcgcgACCGCATCCGTCAGTTTATGATAAAGCACAAGTATTTCCGAGACGCCAAGTTGCCCAATCTCTTGCTTCATGCCGAAAAGGAGCAGATGCGCCTGCTGCACGAGCGAGATCCCGAGGAATGGAGCGTTGAGCGATTGGCCGAAAGTTTTCCCGCCACTCCGGACATTGTGCAGAAAATTCTGCGGGCCAAGTGGCGACCGAGAAGTGTGCAAAGGATACGCTCCCACGATGAAACCGTCATTAAAAACTGGCAGCTTTTAGGGACGGGAAAGGGTGACTTCAGTATCCCACCGTCTCTTCTCCAGCATCTGCAGAAATTCGCCGAGCGAAGGTGGCAGGATCTGCGGGAGCTTAAAATCCAGGATTGGCCCACAAAATCACAACTACCGACTCCGCAAGGCAACGAATTCCGCAAACTGCTGGGCAGCAGTAGTAAAACAACAGAGGAGATGCCTACACCACAAATCCCATCCGGCTATGAAGCTCCACCCTCTGCTGCCGAAGATGAAACCTATTTGTTGGACAAAATCCGTAATAAAAAGAAGATGCGGCTGCAGGAGCTTAAGGAATTGCAGCTCGTTGAGTCTGCGCCCGCAGTTCCAGAGGAAATGAAGCGGCCCATCGAGAATCCCAGTGGCACCGGATTCCTGCCCAGTTTCGTGCCCAAGTTTGCGAGCAGCGAGATTGTGATCAGTGCCGCGGATCAGCGCAAGTATGAAATAACCCAGGTGAAAACACGCATTGTTATTCCCCGGAAACTGCATCGCCAAGGAGCCACTTACCGGGTGGAGGATGCCTATTACGATGACGATGGAGAGCTGCTCTACCGAGTGCCTGGAATGACCAGAGCCAGTGGTGATAAATAG
- the Vps33B gene encoding vacuolar protein sorting 33B: protein MDLTLDKKLQGFQLVAQEKLCSILCSIPGKKELILEPDLIKPLEHVVTASWLKLKGIQRIYKHDAAQSLPRSADQVHIYMIRSVLGTFQTLLKQLQPVASEEMPDISMKMYHIVCVPSCYSYFQTLLEQAGLYGLVQLHHFNWDFIYFDQGVLSLELPNLYECLYLQKNTSPLPAVAQSLRLLQMICGQPSLILSFGHHSSQLMQMAKTLGKLPAPTNPPDYGGWLVIDRDKDYPASLLTPAIYAGLLLEVFEHSSGEILVDNSKNKIRSQRVELLQGKKSKIGVNSASKPCSIRLNSTSDEIYGDNRYKRFAQVSSLIHAQVKALGLELQKLNDMQLDEMHDYVARKLPKLTELKSKVLRHLNASEIVIQMMGNFRKLQTLEEDILNNDSRKRLLSEIDELLTTDGQRFNTLRLLCLLHHCVGVAPEELQIFARNYCNLFGHQELGVFQQLSQAGLLPPLVVEKKAPTKLLSNLPLPKFQQTEFQANANRLKLLTSSGDGQDGGSSSKSQSSGLQTCPSFVFNGTYIPLVAQLCSILLKINSAEELSSKLGMIEGLHLHLDSGKITPKAYASQVKLNGVADQDMFPLRLRNLFVFIVGGASYAEIAACDFVAKLTGAQITVASDSLMAGSDLIATAFNR, encoded by the exons ATGGATTTGACGCTGGACAAAAAGCTGCAGGGATTCCAGTTGGTGGCACAAGAAAAG CTTTGTTCCATACTATGTAGCATACCTGGAAAGAAGGAGTTAATTTTGGAGCCCGACTTGATAAAGCCACTGGAACATGTTGTCACTGCCTCCTGGCTGAA GTTGAAGGGCATACAACGGATCTACAAACATGATGCGGCACAATCTTTGCCCCGATCCGCCGATCAGGTGCACATCTACATGATCCGCAGTGTTTTGGGTACATTTCAGACACTTCTCAAGCAATTGCAACCCGTGGCCTCAGAGGAAATGCCCGACATCTCCATGAAAATGTATCACATAGTCTGTGTGCCCAGTTGTTACTCCTATTTTCAAACCCTGCTGGAACAGGCTGGTTTGTACGGACTGGTGCAACTTCATCACTTTAACTGGGACTTCATCTATTTTGATCAGGGAGTTCTCAGCTTGGAGCTGCCCAAT CTTTACGAGTGTCTCTACCTGCAGAAGAACACATCTCCATTGCCTGCGGTGGCCCAGAGCCTGCGATTGCTTCAGATGATTTGCGGACAACCGTCTTTGATTCTGAGCTTTGGCCACCACTCGTCGCAGCTAATGCAAATGGCGAAGACTCTTGGCAAACTTCCGGCGCCCACAAATCCTCCAGACTATGGCGGCTGGCTGGTCATCGATCGGGATAAGGATTACCCCGCCAGCTTGCTCACTCCGGCCATCTATGCAGGTCTTCTCTTGGAAGTTTTCGAGCATAGTTCTGGCGAGATTCTGGTAGACAATTCCAAGAACAAGATCCGCAGCCAGCGTGTGGAGTTACTCCAGGGAAAGAAATCCAAGATAGGCGTAAACTCAGCCAGCAAGCCGTGTTCCATTCGTCTTAACTCCACATCCGATGAGATCTACGGCGATAATCGGTACAAACGATTTGCTCAGGTCAGCAGTTTGATTCACGCACAAGTAAAAGCCCTGGGCTTGGAACTGCAGAAACTCAATGACATGCAGCTGGACGAGATGCATGACTATGTGGCCAGGAAGCTACCCAAACTAACCGAGCTTAAGAGCAAAGTCCTTAGGCATCTGAATGCCAGCGAGATTGTGATCCAAATGATGGGTAACTTCAGGAAGCTCCAAACGCTGGAGGAGGACATACTAAACAATGATTCAAGAAAGCGATTGCTAAGCGAGATCGACGAGCTGTTGACCACAGATGGTCAGAGATTTAATACACTGCGACTGCTGTGCCTCTTGCATCATTGCGTTGGCGTGGCGCCCGAGGAGCTGCAGATATTTGCGCGGAACTACTGCAATCTGTTTGGACACCAGGAATTGGGCGTGTTCCAGCAGTTGTCGCAGGCGGGCTTGTTGCCACCACTTGTGGTGGAGAAAAAGGCGCCAACGAAACTGCTCTCAAATCTACCTCTGCCCAAGTTCCAGCAAACGGAGTTTCAGGCCAATGCTAATCGGCTAAAGCTGTTGACCTCCAGTGGAGATGGTCAGGATGGAGGTTCCTCCTCCAAGAGCCAATCCAGTGGCTTGCAGACCTGTCCCAGTTTTGTGTTCAATGGCACCTACATACCATTGGTGGCTCAGCTCTGCTCCATTTTGCTGAAAATCAATAGTGCTGAGGAGTTGTCCTCGAAGCTGGGCATGATTGAGGGGCTGCATCTACACCTGGACAGCGGAAAAATCACGCCCAAGGCCTATGCCAGCCAAGTGAAGCTAAACGGAGTTGCAGATCAGGATATGTTCCCCTTGCGTCTCAGGAATCTCTTTGTATTCATTGTGGGTGGTGCCAGTTATGCGGAAATCGCCGCCTGCGATTTTGTGGCAAAGCTAACAGGCGCCCAAATAACCGTGGCATCCGACTCTCTAATGGCGGGCAGTGATTTGATCGCCACCGCCTTCAACCGCTGA